The Spirochaeta isovalerica nucleotide sequence AGCATATCTAATATTCTGCCTTCGATCCGATCCTCTTTATAGGCATTGAGCAGGATGACGGACAGGCGATTCCACTCTCTTTTCCCGGAGAGGATTCGATAAAGTTCATCGGCCGCCGCATCTTTGTATATGCCGCTTAAAAGCTCCACTTCCAGAAATCGGATCTGCCACTCCGGCTCTCCCTGACGGGACATAATAAAAGAGAAATAATAAGCGCCACCTTCTCTCAACCGGCTTATCTCGCCCAGTCTTCCTTTCCTGTCCATGCGGTTCAGATCGACCTCATCGAGAAAAGTAAGATCTCCCAGGCGGAGAGACTCCTCGATTGCTGTTTTCTCCAGCCCCCAGATCAGGGAGGGAGGCGATTCAGAAGCCCGGCAGGAGAATAAAATAAAAGATATGAGAAAAAGTGATAAATATTTTTTCATAAAGAACACAGAAGAATCTAAAGGAGCGGAAAAAACTTGTCAATCATTGCCATTTGAACAATAATGACTTCATGATGTCTCTCTTACCATATATGGCAATTCTCGGAGTTGTCATAGTCGGCTCCATCGTTACTTTAGTTCTCGTAAAGTCCTCCGGAGGAGGCAAAAGCAATGATAAATATCAGGGAAAAACGAAGACCACTATCCTGAAAGAAGCCAATAAGAAGCTGGCATCCAATCCCAAGGATCCCAATGCGCTCATGGCAATTGCCGACATTTACTTCAGCGATAACAATTTTGCAAAAGCCATGAAAACCTATCGAATGCTTGTCGATCTCTGCGCGGTCAATCCCGATCTGGATGAATATAAAATAAACCTCCGCTATGGAATCAGTGCCATGGAGGAGAAAATCTATAAAGAAGCCTACAAGAGCCTCATGCTCGCCCGGAATACGAAGCCCGAGGATTTCCAGACTAACGCCTATCTGGGAAAAATCGAATTCATGATGAAGAAGTATGATAAGTCTATCAGCTATCTTCTCTATGCATTAAAGATTAAGCCGGACCACGATGAATCGGTGAAATATCTGGGAATGAGCTATTACAAAATGAAAAAGTACAAGGAAGCGGTTCCCCGTTTAAACAGAGCGGTGAGCGGACATCCCGACGATAAGGAAGCTCTTTTTGCTCTGGCTATCAGCTGTAATGAAACCGGCCGTGTGGAGCACGCCCTGAAGATTTTCACCCACCTCCGGCCCGACCCGGTCTGGGGCCCCAAATCAGCCCTCTATTCGGGAACGATCCATACGAAAATGAGAAAACTCGACAAAGCTGTTATCGATTACGAGATAGGCCTGAGACACGAGAACATCCCGACCGAAATACTTCTCGAACTCAAATACCGTCTGGCCGGAGTCCACAGTTCCGAAGGAAGACTCGACAAGTCTCTGGAAGTGCTGAAAGACATTACCAGAATCGATCCCGGATACAAAGACGTGCAGACCCAGGTGCGGAAGTTCAGAGAGTTGAGTTCCAACAAAAATCTGCAGGTTTACCTCAACGCCCCGGCGACGGATTTTGTATCCCTTTGCCGGAGCATCACAAACATTGTCATCAAGAAAACGAAAGTCAATATTATAGATGTAGCTTTTACCAATGCGGAATACGTGGATATCGTGGCGGAAGTCAAAGCCCAGAAATGGGAGGACCTGATCCTCTACCGCTACGTCCGCACAGACGGCCTGGTTGGCCAGATAATGGTCCGTGATCTCTATGAAAAGCTGAAAGAACATCATGCAGGAAGAGGCTTCTGCTTTTCCGCCGGAGGCTTCACCGAGTCGGCGGAACAGTGGGTGGAGGCCAGACTGATCGACCTGATCTCAAAAGACAAGCTGATTCAGTACCTGAACAAAATCGATACGATTTAATTTTTACAGTAGAAGACCAGATGCCTCTCTTCTCTCAAACCGGGTACCGACAATGGAAGGATTTCCTTTGCTTCCGCAATGGAT carries:
- a CDS encoding tetratricopeptide repeat protein translates to MNNNDFMMSLLPYMAILGVVIVGSIVTLVLVKSSGGGKSNDKYQGKTKTTILKEANKKLASNPKDPNALMAIADIYFSDNNFAKAMKTYRMLVDLCAVNPDLDEYKINLRYGISAMEEKIYKEAYKSLMLARNTKPEDFQTNAYLGKIEFMMKKYDKSISYLLYALKIKPDHDESVKYLGMSYYKMKKYKEAVPRLNRAVSGHPDDKEALFALAISCNETGRVEHALKIFTHLRPDPVWGPKSALYSGTIHTKMRKLDKAVIDYEIGLRHENIPTEILLELKYRLAGVHSSEGRLDKSLEVLKDITRIDPGYKDVQTQVRKFRELSSNKNLQVYLNAPATDFVSLCRSITNIVIKKTKVNIIDVAFTNAEYVDIVAEVKAQKWEDLILYRYVRTDGLVGQIMVRDLYEKLKEHHAGRGFCFSAGGFTESAEQWVEARLIDLISKDKLIQYLNKIDTI